Genomic window (Helianthus annuus cultivar XRQ/B chromosome 3, HanXRQr2.0-SUNRISE, whole genome shotgun sequence):
GAAGAAAATGCTCGAAGATCCGAAGAAGAAGATCTTTATGTTGTACCCAAGATTCCTCCAGATGATCCTATATATCAAACATCTATATAAACATCCTTCATTTTACATTGGGTCAACCATGGTTTACATGCCTCATGTATATGATCTTTATAGAGCGTATAGTTCTTTCTGATTTTACAACAAGATATTATAGGGctatataataataatagtatatTAGGGTTTCGTCCAACAATTTTGACCAACATTTTGCCTAATAAACTTATACATTTCCTATCTAAAAGTGATATTTAAAATAGTTACTTATATGAGTTGATTTGTAAGCACATTTATAATAAGACTTATGAAATGATGATTTAAATTTGGGGAGGTTTAAGAGCTTGTTCTCGCCCTTAGAGAGTTAATGGATGTCTTTGGATTGTAGTTATTTAACACTTGTACATATAACTTTAAATGTAACACGCATGATAGTTATTTAACCGTCTACCCACTTTTTGTTTCCCATTAATCCATCAATGCGCTACCTACAAAACCCTTTATGCAATTCTTACTGTGTGTAATGAAATAGAATCTAAATGAAATGAAAGTAGAATGTAGATTTTATTTCTTATGTTGTTCGTTCAACAAAAGAAGAAATTGGAATCGAACAACAACATAAAAAACAAAATCAACATTCTAATCTAACCCAAACTACATTCAATCATGTGAAACGAGCACCGAAATTTCAAATAACATTTAATTTCTTATGCAAATTTTAATTTCAATTTCACTATATTCAAGTTTTCAACATACAAACATGTCATAGAGATGGAGGACCTATAACAACATTTCgtcatatatttttatttatttatttatttattttatgataTCGTTGACTGTGTGAATTGTAATTTGCAAGTAAATTATATAACACACGAACTACAAAACTATCAAGACTTGAAACCCTCACGCAGATCGAACACACATTCATCTTCACATTCGCAACCGCAATCGCCGGCGATCCCGATGCGGCCCTCCGTCAGATCCTCCGCCGTTGCAGCACTCTTCGTCACCGTTCTCCTCTTTGCATCGCCGGTGTTCGGTTCCGATTATGATCACAAGGTTAACTTCTGTTTTAAACCACAACCTTTTTATTTACGTCATGGTTATTCGATCTGTTAGGTCTTTGATTTGGAATGTGATGATTTGGTTGTTTGATTGGTAGATCAGTTTGATTGATAGATCTGTGTTTGTgcattttgtttgttttgtgtggATGTGTGGATTTGGAGTTGGGAGATGAGATTTGTGGTGGACTAGGGTTTTGAATTTTGATCTGTGGTGGaaaattgtttgattttttttgagATTGTTGTGGTTGAGTTGTGTGTATGAGGTTGTGTAGGTAGGGCAAGGTGTTAGTTTCTGATTGTGTGTGATTTGGGGAATTTGATGTGTGATCTTGGCAACGGCGAAGGAAATGCTAAGTGATTCGGTACTGGATGCGAACTATGTTGCTAGAGTTTGACTTCTGGTATATTGACAAAGTAATTGCTTATGtcaattgatagaacaaaatttaGAAAGCTTGTTAAGTAAAATTAGTTACTTGTGGCAGTGAGAATTTGGGACGGTTTAGTATAGAGAATGTTGCATCTTCTTTGGTGAGAAAGAGAGAGTAATAATTGCTTAATGGAGTAAAGACTTTTTCCAATGCAAGGCTTGTGAGGTCGCCTGTCAGATGTGCAGTGTGAAGATCAAGGGGGCAGCCCGCTCATGAAGACATTAGCGTTGACAATGGTGTTACATGTGATACTGTGAGTGAAAATACGGGCTAAGGGATTGGGACTGTATACTCCCTTTGGTGCATTAAAATGATATTAAAACCAGCTGAATGGTGATCGCTCGTATCACCTGAAGTGCATTTGTTATCTAAAGATTCATTCATTAGATTGTGATTTCTGGATTCGTGCACTTGAATACTTGATTTGTATGTTTAACTTACATGCCTCGGTTACAGTAATTCTGAGCCACTTGACTTGGAATACATTTGTAACTGGATGTTGATCCAAGGCACGCCTGCATACTAATAGGACCATTAGCTACTTCCTGCCTTGATCTAGTAATACTAACATTAGCTTTTGATGTATATTAATTCGAAGGACCGAAGATCAGCTACTGGGTACCACTTGCTGTGCACATAATCTACGCTATAAAAGTCAACACACATTATAATAACTTTCGCAAGAGATTGTGATTGCAGAATGGCGGTTACACTAACACATCTTTATGCTTGAATAATGTAATATGTATTAAGTTTGTTTGAATACATATGTTTCTTGGAAAGAGATTCTTTGTTGCTTTGAAACTTGCGCTTATACGAAGATCTTTTTCGTGAACCATATTAACATGTTGAATGTGCCTTATGATTTTCCATTAGTGGCTTAGTTACCATAGTATACGTCACAGTTAAATATGTAATGTTCTTTACTTCTTTTGTTTTGACCTTCATCATTGTTCGCCTCTGCAGTATCAATCAGATGAAAAAGTTACCCTTTGGGTGAATAAAGTTGGGCCTTACAATAATCCTCAAGAAACATACAATTTCTACAGTCTTCCGTTTTGTCGTAAAGATGATCATGCTCAAGCTGCACACAAGTGGGGCGGTCTGGGTGAAGTATTGGGTGGAAATGAGCTTATTGACAGCCAAATGGACGTCAAGTTTCAAAGTATGTAGATTAACTTATGTATTCTTGTATGTTGTGTTATTATAGCGTTAATTAGTTTCATGACATACGTTTATCCTGGCAGAGAATGTGGATAAAACGACTGTTTGCGAGCTGGAACTTGATGATTCAAAAGCCATGCAGTTTAAACAGGCTATTGAGAATAACTACTGGTTTGAATTATTCATGGGTATGCATCTTGTTCTTTATATATACATAGGGTTATTGAAATATTCAATTTTCTAGTTGCACTTTTTTAACTTTCACATGCGTTTCTGATCTTATTTTTGCTTTTTTCCTTGGCTGCGTCGAATACAAACTCAGATGACCTGCCACTGTGGGGTATGCATTAATCAAGTCCTCTTTAACTtcttttgtttatgttttttcAGTTATAATTCCCATTTTTTTATTTAACCACTCATTGTTATGGGATTATAGGTTTTGTGGGTGAGTTACACTCTGATAAGAACAGCGATAGCAAGCATATGCTATTCACACATATGAATATCACCATACAATACAACAAAGACCAGGTTTGCACCATTTCATTTGTATGTTAACTTGTGTATTAAATTACAACCTGTATTATACCATGGTTTCTTTTTGTTGCAGATCATTCACGTTAATCTAACTCAAGAAAACCCAAAACCTTTGGAAGCTGGTAAAACACTGGACATGACATATTCAGTAAAGTGGACTGAAACTAATGTCACATTTGCTCGCCGTTTTGATGTTTACCTGGATTACCATTTTTTTGAGCATCAGGTGAATGCTACAACCTGTGTATTATTCTGGTTACAAGCTTTTCATTACAAAACTGCAGGcatgtaaacgaaccgaacgaacacgaacagggGCATGTTCATGTctgttcatttaactttaactgaACACAAATTTATAATTGAACAGATTTTTGTTCACTAAGAAAATTGGCaggttcgtttatgttcgttcgtttaaagcctaaatGAACTGCTCGCAAGTGTAAACGAACATAGTCAAACAAACCTAATTgaacataatttaacaaacaTAAAACAATACAAACGAACAAaattgaacaaacataaacggaCACAGTGAACATAAATGATCAAAACATAAACTTGTATAAAGTAGCTTTTAATATATAGATTATTGATTATTTAGGATAAATCTATTGGAAAGCccatttttattactagaaagcCCAATTatcaattagttatatttatattagTTAGAAAACCCCTTTtaagtttatatttttataaatgtaACTTCTTAtgtatttattaaaatataaacgaacaaacataaacgaacataaatgaacgaacgacACATGTGTtaatgttcgttcgtttattaaataaacgaacttcctgccgaacaagttcacgaacagttcatgaacgttcggttcatttacaggcctaaaaTCTGATTTTGATAACATTTATGAGGCAATAAAGTTTCTGTCTTTTTGTAGATTCATTGGTTCTCCATATTCAATTCTTTTATGATGGTTATCTTTCTGACCGGGTTGGTCTCAATGATACTGATGCGGACTCTTAGAAATGACTACGCAAAATACGCCAGAGAAGACGATGATCTCGAAACCCTGGTAATGACACTAAGTAACAGGGTCATTTTAGTAATTTGGTCACCATATATTATTGTATTGTGTTAATTTTTTTCCAGGAAAGAGATGTCAATGAAGAATCTGGTTGGAAACTTGTTCATGGAGATGTTTTCAGGCCACCTCGTAATTTGGTTTTGCTGTCTGCGGTTGTTGGGACAGGTGCCCAATTGGCACTATTGATTCTTCTCGTCATCGTGTTTGCAATTATTGGAATGCTGTATGTCGGGTAAGTGACAAAAATAGTCCTGAACTAATCTATCAAGAATGTAAATGAACGTTAACTATGACTATTTGTTTTGTAGACGAGGATCAATTGTAACAACATTTATAGTTTGCTATGCTCTCACTTCTTTTGTTTCTGGCTATGTGAGTGGTGGGATGTACTCACGCAATGGCGGTATGTATCTTATTTAAGTTGATTTCTTattatttagagtaaaatgccattttcgtccctgaggtttggccagttttgcgactttcgcccaaaggtttgtttttccacatctggatccaaaaggtttgaaatcttgacattttcatccagctcgttaactccatccaattttctccgttaagttaggggtatttctgtcttttttgttaacttaaagggcaattcggtctaaCGGATTCGGTCAGGGGTatttaaatgcttgtacataaagtaaaaaaaaccgaattgccctttaagttaacaaaaaagacgataATACCTCTAGCTTAACagagaaaatggatggagttaacgagtaggatgaaaatgacaagaattcaagccttttggatccaaatgcgaaataacaaacctttggatgaaagtcgcaaaactggccaaaccttagagacgaaaatggcaatttactaTATTATTTAAGTCTCCTGTTTTCtgatttgacttttttttttcagGGAAA
Coding sequences:
- the LOC110928853 gene encoding transmembrane 9 superfamily member 1, with amino-acid sequence MRPSVRSSAVAALFVTVLLFASPVFGSDYDHKYQSDEKVTLWVNKVGPYNNPQETYNFYSLPFCRKDDHAQAAHKWGGLGEVLGGNELIDSQMDVKFQKNVDKTTVCELELDDSKAMQFKQAIENNYWFELFMDDLPLWGFVGELHSDKNSDSKHMLFTHMNITIQYNKDQIIHVNLTQENPKPLEAGKTLDMTYSVKWTETNVTFARRFDVYLDYHFFEHQIHWFSIFNSFMMVIFLTGLVSMILMRTLRNDYAKYAREDDDLETLERDVNEESGWKLVHGDVFRPPRNLVLLSAVVGTGAQLALLILLVIVFAIIGMLYVGRGSIVTTFIVCYALTSFVSGYVSGGMYSRNGGKTWIKSMILTASLFPFLCFGIGFILNTIAIFYGSLAAIPFGTMVVVFVIWAFISFPLALLGTVVGRNWSGAPNNPCRVKTIPRPIPVKKWYLTPSVVSLMGGLLPFGSIFIEMYFVFTSFWNYKVYYVYGFMLLVFLILIIVTVCVTIVGTYFLLNAENYYWQWTSFFSAASTAIYVYLYSVYYYYVKTKMSGFFQTSFYFGYTAMFCLGLGILCGAVGHLGSNLFVRRIYRNIKCD